In the genome of Chiroxiphia lanceolata isolate bChiLan1 chromosome 20, bChiLan1.pri, whole genome shotgun sequence, the window ACCAAAGGCTTGAGTGGGCAACTGTCCAAATGTGTGATGCACTGGCATGTTAACTCACAGGATGTCAGCACATCCTTGACTCACCTGAAACAACTTCTGAGGCCTGACTACACCAACATTTTTCTGGCAAGTATCTTCTCTACCAGCAATAAATCCCAGCTCAATTCATATCTAAAATGATACACATTAGAGGGCATGTCTTTAAGAGCATTAAGTCAGCTTAAATTACTTgagcaaaattttaaatatataatagaaATCTAAAAAggagcaacaaaaaaaaaaaattgagagagAACACCACTGCAAGAGTAATGCCAAagttgttactttttttttttttttaaacagatctGTACAGCAACATAGCAAAGGATGCAGCGATCACAATTCCAACCAGACAGCAACCTAAGGGGGGACACTAATCCTGATACAGCAGAGCTGAAACACTCTCAACATTTGGATGCTCCAAATTATTTGGCTACCCTAATGCACTCCAAACCAGTTCTACCTATATAGGACATTTTGGTGTGAAAAAGTTTCTGTAAAGTTCCCTTTGtttccagtgtttttttcttgtacaaaatattacaatgatttttttttttatatatatttacagacTTGCACAGctagaaaaatataaactacAATTGGGCTTGGCAAgcacttcttttctttaaatacgTGACgtttcagagcaaaaaaaacTGTAGTGGTAACACATCCTGCACTCCAAGcccctgcagggagagcaggtcAAGCCTAAAATCCATGATTGCAGTGGGACACGGGAAGTGCAGCGACCGCCACTCATCCACCTCCCGGCGCCAGGAAGACACAAGATGAATGCTGTTTGTGCGGGCTAGTGGCACCATGTAGAAAAATCCATAACTGAACATTAAATTCCTTAATCACAATCATTAATTACAGAGGCAGagcccatttaaaaaaaaggacaacCGATGtaacttttaagaaaaagcagACACCGAGTTCGCGGGGCACAACCGAGCGGGAGCCCAACCGCGGGGATGACTCGGGGGGCTTTGCCTCGAGCCAGCACCAAGGttggaaggggttttttttttccattcaactTTTGAGCAGAGGCCAGGGAGGactttttgctttaaagctACAGTATCTGTCGTTATGGCTTTGGACACCCCCTGTCAGGAGATGAGGTATCTGTTCTACTGAAATGGTAACAGTTGAGTAAAACATGTTTCAATGGACCACAAAActccacaggcagggcaggtgtAAACGGGTCTTCTCAGGGGAAGTTGCCAAACCAAATTGTAACAGTGCAAAAcaagatttttgtcttttgtttttctcgGCAGAGAGAGTTGTCAAGGCATCTGGGACATCTTTAGTAGTCAAGCCACCGAGCAAACCCTCTTTCCACCAGAGTCCTGTTTATTGATACTACctaaagggaggggaaaaaaaaaaaccaaaaaagagtAGATAAGTGAACAAACCACTGCAAGAAACATCAGCAAGTTCATAGTGATTAACTTGTTATCCCTGATTAGAGAGTTTTCAACAGTACTGAAAAAATAGCTATATTAGTAAACCCACCTCATCCCCCATCAGGTTCCACAGCTGGATCAGCGGCAGCCCCGTGACACTGTCATAATTTGTGacctggaaacagaaaaacataagtGTGCAGCAATTCTGGTCCTAATTCACCTACATGGACACCCACAGCCACTGCCAGAAGCACCTCAGCACCCAGtcctgagcagtgctgctgggagtTTTCAGCCCCAGGGTTTCCCAGGAGCCTtgcccagcagccaggctgaTGGGGCCTGGATTTGGGTTTAATTACAACACAAAGAGTGTGCCAGGGGCAGAGAGGACACCGCCAGCAGTCCCACCAGCAATAAGACTTGCCCAGACACCTCCTGTACCTGTGCCACGAGGACGGCGCCTCTGGTCATCTCACTGACAGCGGCGTCGGCTTCCGAGGAGAAGTGATCCTCGtctgtggagagaggagagcaggagaggacaGATGAGACCTTCCACAGGCTTTAAAGGCCAGCAGAGACTGTTGAGCCAATCTCCTCTTGCCCCTAAAGACCCCGGGCCAGAGAACCCCCACCCCTGGCTGAAGCCGTCGGTGCTGCAGAGAAAGGATGAGAAGcttcctgcagccaccagctggGACAGTGTGAACAGAAGTGGTTGATGAATTAGGAGGCTTTAAAGACAGCAAAGCACATTTCTGCAGTATCTTGGAGCTGCCATTAATGTTTTGAACCTCAATAAACTAAGCTCGGGTCCCTCAGACCCTGCACTGGGAACTCAGAAGTGTTTGTACCTCCTGGATCCTGCCAGCCACAGACCCCACAGGGAAACCTGGCCCGACCCCCACTCCTACagccaccccttccctccaAGAAGGGCAGCTCTCACACACCAATACAGCACCCACCTCCAAcatcagtagaaaaaaaaaaaaaaagcaaatcaaaatgTTCCTAGGCAGTGGCTGACGTTCTCCCAGGGCTTGCAGGCTTGGCTTTTGAACACAGAACTATACAAATCAGTcatttcaggaggaaaatgtCAGGTATTTGTCTGCAGATTAAAAACTAAGTTTGCATTTAGAGTGACTCTGTGACAGAAGAATTAGAGTAGTTACAGTTACTGCACCTACACCTGCCAGTCCTGCCAACTTCCTGCTTACGACAGTAATTCATTCTCCCCTCCAAGCAGGAAAAGCCTGGACATTTATCATCTTCCCCTGCACTCTGACAGGTTATGCCATGCTAGCACACTTAGAAGAATACCATACAATTTTTCCAATCCTTCCTCTGTCACATCCAATTGCAGTGGCAATAGGAGGGGGAAGGTTTTGACAAAATCATGGCTTGGACACAGCTGGCATCCATGGAAACCTGCAGGAGAAGTGCCAGTGGTACATCGAGAGCTCCATTACCTGAAAGTGGCACCACATTGTCTAGTAAAACTTCTGCTCCTTGGAAGGTAGTGTTAAAAGTCAGACCTTAAAGAAAAGAGGATCAATCAGTAAGAACATGGCTTTAAGTTACTTCTGCATTCTTTGAGGTGACATTGATTAATCAATTGCTCTGACAggaattcagttttaaattaacgacagtcaaataaaaagaaaaaaaaaaatcagactgttcTCCCAGCAATCTCAGAGCAGCAATAAATTGTTGATTAACATGCCAAGTTGGATCAGGCTCCAAGCAAAACCACGTCCACCATGGAGGCTGTGCTGCTTGTCTCCCACCTCTGGGGCACAATCAAGTATTTAATGGGCTTGTGTAAGAAAACTCTGATCCAACACAGCTCTCCCACCAACCGGGTGGGGCACTGAGAATTGGGAGCTTATTCCTAACTCATCACTCAACTACATTCTGGGACCTCCTGGGGACATCCTTTTACTCAGCTTCTATACTgaagtggcagaagctgccattttctctccctccctctcaaAAAGCCTTACAGGAGCTTGCTGTGCTCCCAGTAACCCACACCCACTGCTGAGATAAACCTTTCCACCATTTCCCAGTTCAGCTGTGGAATAACCTATCAGAATTCAAATGATACGGATGCCTGTGATGAGGACTTGAGCCAGATGTGGCCTCAGGTCGTGGGAGAGGAGCTACAGACCTGATCTGCCTGAGTGTGTCGACCTTCACTTTGTCGTATCCTCCATAGTCCACGTATTTGAGCTCCACTTCATCAGTCTCTTCAAAGTAGTTGATGACTTGAGCCCGGAGCCATGCCCCATCCAGGcctggagctgcacagataATACCAACTGCAAAaccccagagcacagagaaaaaaggctCAGGATAAGGAGATTTCCAGAAATCAGCACTTCAGGCATGAGCAGTGCTGCACAGTTATCCACAGAGAATCAACAGCATTTCTTGGGCTGCTCCCACCTTCCTCCAACACCACCCACCCCCCAgaccagccctgcagctgggacacagGACTAGGGGATTTTATGTCAGGTCTCTTTTGCCACTACCaagctgctctgcccaggcacCCACTTCCCTTCCAGCCTGTGGACATTAAGAGCAAGGTCTGTCTCCACAAAGGAATAAATAACCCCCTTCTATGTGATGCTTCCTTCACTGCACGCCATGTGCAGACGTGGTGACAGACATGGACACTCCAAAGGTCTGGGAGTAGTTCCACACTTTGTCAGCAGAAATACCCAGGTGCCAGGTTGACTGGAAATAACCTGAGACAGGCTTGATCTCACTCTGAATTTCAACACGCAGCCAAGTGGCTCAGGAGGTACTCCAGGGACGAGCAGGGtaagggagagcagagcaacaTCTGTATTCTGGCAACAGCTTAAAGATGAGATGACAAGTGCACTATCACATTCTCATCCACTGGGAAACTTCCCATGACTAATTCAGGGACAAAAGGCTTTGGCATGACCCTTGAAGTTTCTCAACTGAACAATTTGTGAGCATCCATTACTTGCCTTCTACCGGAGTGGGCAGGGTTGGAATTTCGGGTTGGGAATAGCAGGCAAACATCTGCTGGTCGAGGCTCCGCAGGACGTGGAAGGTGGGGTGcgtgtgctgctgcaggaacatgTGCCCTGCATCGACCTGGTgtgccaccaccacctccacAGTGACCCCATCGGGGAGGAACAGCTGCcagggggaggaaaggaattGTCAGGAGTGTTGATGGGAAGCCAGGCTGCAGtcagagcacagccagcacgCCGGGACTCACCCAGGCAGAGACGAGGAGGAATGGAGCCGGACACCGGCATGGGCGGAGGGAGGGTGTAGATGTTGGTGAGACACAGCTCTTTAACTTCTTGCCAATCCGGCTCAGGGCTTTTCTACTTGATGCGAGGTCCCTGGAAGgcaaaaatcccacaaaaagTCTGTGCAAGGACATGCTGAGGACACCCCCAGCCCGTCATATGAAAAAACACATCTACCAGGAGCCTCTTGTGCTACATCAACAGTGTTGTAATTTTAACAGACTGGTGTGTAACCTGGTACCAGACCAGCACTTGCAACTCGGACTGCCAGGTCTCAGTTCCAACAGCTTTAGCCTCCAGGATAAATCCAATTCACTGGCAGATATTTTTCAGGCACAATTAATCTAACATCTTCCCAGTGCAGGTTGCATTTGCTGATGCCcatccacagctcctcctgcaagCCTGAAGGGATCCTGCAAGAGGGGTCAGTAAACTGCAGTAGCCAAAGATGCTAAATGCATTCCCAGCTCTAGGATTGAGGGTTCGtgtgcacagcacagctgacctggcacatccctcctgctgcaacagcactgagcagagaaGTTTTGTAAAGCACTAGACTCACAAAGCCACTAAACCCACTCAAATTCCTTACTCATTTAATCAAAGCCCCCAAGCTACACATTAGACCATGAAGAGACCCACACTGCACTCACCTTCGATGTGACAGACTTGGGAGTCACGGAAGTAAGGTAGTGTCGAGACGTAAATTTTGGCACCGGACATTTGCCTCAAGTAGCTCATAAATCTCCCTTGTTTGCCAATCAAACGGCCAACTAATTCCTTTGGGAAAGGGACAAGAAAGCAACAGTCAGGAAGAGAAATGTAGATCAAACATCACTGTTCTCCCTGGCGTGTCTCACCACATTCCCAATTCCTGTAGCCTAGGCAGGATAAATACAAGGCAGTGCTAGACCAGTGCAGAGTTCAGCTGGTCTGAATCCACGTAGATACAGACCAGTAAGCACAGCTCATCTGGACAGATCCCCTACTTTTAATACCTGTGTACCCTCACAGCCTCCTGAATGCTTCAGAGCATGGACTCATGGACTGGGTGGAAGATGATGGGAAATAAGGAGTCAACCACCACCATTCCCCTGGGGATAGCCCTGGAATGCTGCACCTTACAGTTGTGTACTGGCTCTTCACTCCCAAAGGGAGCTAAATGCTTCATCTCCTGCATTTGTTGCTGATCTCCCTGGGATGGCACCAAGCCAGTACCAGAGGGGGAGCACCAGGAggtggctgggcagggcagggcaggatgcACAAGCAGGCCAGCAGCCAGTTACCTTTGGGACCTCGATCTCCCAGATAACGAAGTCGGGCTTGCTGGATCCTCCTTCCAGCTTGGCGTTCTGGCGAGCCACTGTCTTCCTCATGGCACAGCCACTGTCCACGAAATCCACGCTGTTGCATCCGAACCTACAAGGCAGCACACGTGTCAGCACTCAGACAGCCTGGTTGCCCACACTGACACTGACACTGCCaccccacagcagggctgcacagcGACCCCCAGTGCCAGGAGTGCCCACTACTAGGGGGCCCAAATTCGTCATATGCTTGAAGAAACAGGTGCAAGAGCTGAACTATTTTGTTCCTAAACCACCAGCCAATAGCAGGAACACTTCTAGTTGGGAAAGGGTCCAAACCAACAGCCTCCTCCTGGTCAGATCCCAGATACAGTCAAGTGTCACACGAGCTTGAAGCAGAAGCATGAAGATCCTCACCTGTTTGCAAGTATTCAGATCATCCAGTTAGagaccaaagagaaaaataaacccagcagCTGCTTCACATTTGCCACATCTTAAAGGGTAACACAGCAGCAAGGCTAAGAAAGGCAAAGGGTGCAGTTGTTGGTCATTGACATCCTGGGCAGGGGGGAGGATTTCAGTCTCACAGCCTGGGTGTGAAGGTCAGCTGGATGACCTGTTATCCAACACTGTCACCTTATCAGTTTTACCTGCTCTatcccctctccccacccttcAGTGTCTCAGTGCAGAGCTTTCAGCCACTGCCATCACCAGGCTCCACAACTCACTCTAGGACCTTCCTGTCACACCTGCATTCACAACGAGGCAGCACCATTCTCCTCCTGGAGTAACTCTCACTAGTGAAAATGTTCTGTGGGTTCAACCTTTAATTGTTGGCAAACTCAATCCCCACTCTTGAAACGAGCAGCATTCCAACTGCTTTGTAGCAATTACCAGAAACATCCCCTGTCATTAAGGGCTGTTGGCACCACAGGGTTCTACAAAGGATTTTAACATCCATCCCCAAGGTCACACAGGTTAACGTTTGCTCAGACAGCTTTGCAAGTGCTCTGCCAGGCACACACCATCCAGGATCTACAAGGCAAAAGCCACACAGACAGATGGGAGAACTCCATGAACATTGCCCCCTGTTGGGATTTCTTGGCATGCACCTACCCTTCTGAGCAAAAGGCTTCAGGGTAATTGCTCTGCAACCAGATGATTTTATCACAATTCATCAGAGCTCTGCCCTGGTTCATCCAGCAGCACCTCAGAACCTGCTTCACAGcttcctgtcagcagcagcagcccataAACACAGGTAAGCACCCAGGGCTTACCAGAGGCCACCCAAGCTGAAGTAGAACCATTTGTCTTGAGCAGGTCTCACAGCAGCAAGGttgctcccagcctggcccacATCCACACACGCTCCATTTCACTGGGCTACCCCAGCACAGGCTCAGCCTCAGACAGTAAGTGTTGTGCTGAAAGGGGCCCAGCCTGCTCACCACCCTGCAGTGTCCTCCTGAACATCACCCAGCTAACACTGGACCTACAGATGTGGGAATCAGGAGGAGCAAACACCTGCCCATGAGGGCTCAGCATTCATCTACAGTCTAAGTTAAACATGAAGAGGATTTATCTGAAGGTGCTCCAAAGCAGAGGGGTTACAGCACATAAAATGCTTGTTCACGTGTGTTTTGTAGGATTTTCAAACCCCTTACCTTCTGAGTGatctccatccatccctgccgCACTGCTACACTCCTAGGCTCGAGTCTGGCCCATCCTCCTTCAGGATCCCATTGCGGTATGGCACCTGAGCTGTCTCCAGGCAGCCCTAGGCAGGAGGCTTTCCCTTGGCAccaagctctgctcagcagtgtGTCTTGGGCTGCAGAAGTGCTCAGTGAGTCTGACAGCTGGTCTGACGTGACAGACAGCACGTGTTCTGCAGCGGGTCCTCTACCTCGATCCCTGTTCGGAGTGCGTGTGCTGTACCCAGAGTCCTCCAGGCCAAAGGTGACTTTTTCAGTGGCCCTCTGTGGTTTTTCCACACGAGTCCGATCACCTCCCTGGGACTCCCTGCCCTCACAGCTCTTCACCCCACAGTCTCCTGTATCTCCCTGGCCAGGGCTGGGCGGCACAGCATGTGCAGGACCAGTGGAGCCTGTGGCACCCTGGCCTGCTCCTCTGCCCGTGGGGGTGTGGGCAGTGGGGTCCTGTCAGCTGCCGCTCCCTCCACGAGCCCCCGGCCCAGGCAGCACCACTccctgccccagagcagcaccactCCCTgcccccagagcagcaccactCCCTgcccccagagcagcaccactCCCTGCCCCCGAGCAGCACCACTCCCTGCCCCAAGCAGCACCACTCCttgcccccagagctgcctcagcCCGACCACGTGGCCTGGCACGTCCGAGGGGACATCTCGCCTGCAGAACCCGACAGCACTTCCTCAGTTGCTGCAAAAATTGACCTTGGAAATGAACTGTATTGCTACTGCTCAATTTTCTCAACTTCCTTGTCCAAACTCACTCCTCCAATCTTCTCTCTTTCCAACTCGTCTCCTTTTGGCTGTGTGTCCTCCCGACCCACTGGCACACTGACAACGGACTCGGGTATCTCCTCGTCCCTGGACTGCTTCAAACAGGCAGGTTCCAAATGCCCTGGTAACATCCTCACTACAGAATCGTCGTGACTTGAGACAACTTCAGCTTCCTTACTGACAAAGGCTTGTGGGGCATTGGCTTCTTTCTCCAATCCCAAGCAATGGGTTGTCACAGAGCCAGTATCCGACTGCACAATTTCTGgcatctgcttttcctcaggGGGCTTAAACGCAGACTCATCTGACTGCTCTGCATTGCTGATCTCCACCTTGGCTCCCAAAGACTCTTGTGCCAGGGGTGCTGATGGCTGCTGATCCCGGTCTACACTGGAGCTTGACCCCTGTGCCTGGCTCAGCTCCGCGCTCTCCGGGACCCGAGGGAGGGGAGCACGAGCAGGGGCACCACTTCCCTCTTGGGATCCTATCCTTTCTAGTTTTTCACTGTCGTCCTCGTGGGTGCTGGGCTGAACTGTCGTTCCCGACAGGTCTGGAAGGTCCTGTGAGAGATCCGGCCTCTCTTGAGTTTGGCACAGAGGAGAGGGCGTCGTCGGGCCCGCGGGCAGCAGGGGGGTCAGCAGGGGGGTCGGGGGTCTGTTCTCCGGGCATTCCTCCGGCGACGAGTGAGGTCGCCTGCGAGGAGCACACGCTTCTGGTTTGGGGGCTGAACCACTCTCTGacacttcttccttcttttcccttccaatGGCTATTGCTTGTTTGTCGCGATAGCTCGCGTACTTTTTCCTCCAGGAATATATCCACCAGCAGCCGAGAAGGGCCAGCACCCCGGGAATGGCGTACGGGACGAAATTGCGGAAGCGCAAAGCCATCTTACAGAGCTTCAGCAACTACACctagaaggagaaagaaagcatGTTAAAATAGTCACAGAGAAGGTAACAGGAAGGCTGAAGTCTCCTAAGTGCCTTGAGGTGTTGCCATTAGCATGAACAGGCTCGTTTTCCAGCCACTCTCAAAATTcctgtctctgctctggcagcaggTCACAGAACAAGATCCTGACCCAAGACGAGGGATATCTGGCCATTTCTCACCATTACACTCCATGATTTCACCTCACCTCACCTTTGCACTTAATTTCCCCTTgtttctcctgcctctcccctgCAGGTCAGtcctgcccccagcacagcaggtttctccagcactgggctgggctCACAGCCCAGCTGCACCACAGCATTCCATGACACAGGCCTGACACATGGCAGCTCTCCCCTTGAAAGGCAGCATCCCATTCCCCAGAGTTCCAGAGTCTGACAAAACACACTTCTCTAAAACCTTAGGAACCCAGCTCCAAAGTCTGTTCTCAAAATTCACTGCCCTGACTCCCCACAGCCAACAGCTGTCCCCTTTCCTCTAGAAAGTCTGCAACTCCTTTTCCACCTGGACACCATGGAGACTCCTGACCCAGTCCTGCTCCTCCACTTCCAAGCCTCACCTGGGTCACATGAGACAGGGCTACCAGACCGTTCATTTTCCTTAAGGAAAGTCTGCAGTTGGAATGCAAAGCTTAACAGTTACCACATCCCAAACAGCCTTGTTGCAAAGTATTTAGAGTTTATATTTTCACTGCACAGGAATTAAAGCAAAACACCATGTTCGAGGATGCTTATATAGGCAGACTTGAAGCCAAATAGCCCTCGAGACTCCTGTCAATgagcaacaaaaataaagattgtTTTCAGGAGATAGTGAAGTCCTAGAAATGGGAACCACGCACTGGAAAAGAGCATTATCTGGTTCCTCTTTAGAAGCATGATACTTCTATGAAAAGAGAGGACAATCAAGGCAGTTGGCCCAATGCTTAGTCTGTCTCCACTGTAAAAACCCCTTCTGTTATCAGAGCAAgtgtcccagcccagctcccagcgCTCCTTCGGCCCCGATCTTCACCAGGAGCTGATTACATTCCAGTTGAGGAACAAAACCTCCCTCGGGCTCAAACTGAGTGTCAGAGCTCAGATAATTTAATATTCCCTCTGGATTTCCCACCTCCATCCCACAGGAGCACCCACACAGCTTCATCCACGCTACCTCAGACCCTGCCTTGCCTCCACTCTGCTTCCTGCAGAGCCCGGACACTGAGGCACATGAATGAGGGACTAGAAACTTGCTTG includes:
- the AKAP1 gene encoding LOW QUALITY PROTEIN: A-kinase anchor protein 1, mitochondrial (The sequence of the model RefSeq protein was modified relative to this genomic sequence to represent the inferred CDS: inserted 8 bases in 6 codons; deleted 2 bases in 2 codons; substituted 2 bases at 2 genomic stop codons), which encodes MALRFRNFVPYAIPGVLALLGCWWIYSWRKKYASYRDKQAIAIGREKKEEVSESGSAPKPEACAPRRRPHSSPEECPENRPPTPLLTPLLPAGPTTPSPLCQTQERPDLSQDLPDLSGTTVQPSTHEDDSEKLERIGSQEGSGAPARAPLPRVPESAELSQAQGSSSSVDRDQQPSAPLAQESLGAKVEISNAEQSDESAFKPPEEKQMPEIVQSDTGSVTTHCLGLEKEANAPQAFVSKEAEVVSSHDDSVVRMLPGHLEPACLKQSRDEEIPESVVSVPVGREDTQPKGDELEREKIGGVSLDKEVEKIEQXQYSSFPRSIFAATEEVLSGSAGEMSPRTCQATXGRAEAALGARSGAAWGREWCCSGAGSGAALGAGSGAGQGATGSTGPAHAVPPSPGQGDTGDCGVKSCEGRESQGGDRTRVEKPQRATEKVTFGLEDSGYSTRTPNRDRGRGPAAEHVLSVTSDQLSDSLSTSAAQDTXAEQSLVPREXPPAXGCLETAQVPYRNGILKEDGPDSSLECSSAAGMDGDHSEGKGFGCNSVDFVDSGCAMRKTVARQNAKLEGGSSKPDFVIWEIEVPKELVGRLIGKQGRFMSYLRQMSGAKIYVSTLPYFRDSQVCHIEGTSHQVEKXLSRIGKKXKELCLTNIYTLPPPMPVPAPFLLVSAWLFLPDGVTVEVVVAHQVDAGHMFLQQHTHPTFHVLRSLDQQMFACYSQPEIPTLPTPVEVGIICAAPGLDGAWLRAQVINYFEETDEVELKYVDYGGYDKVKVDTLRQIRSDFXNTTFQGAEVLLDNVVPLSDEDHFSSEADAAVSEMTRGAVLVAQVTNYDSVTGLPLIQLWNLMGDEVVSINRTLVERGFARWLDY